In Crassostrea angulata isolate pt1a10 chromosome 6, ASM2561291v2, whole genome shotgun sequence, a genomic segment contains:
- the LOC128188366 gene encoding uncharacterized protein LOC128188366 translates to MKTLFIIWVLFPCFHLGSLNTMQILVTKNPMTWETADEVCPVEFKGSGYRHLAADIIEGPFNLLNVNNYGSVWLDSKAYDLGCRGDRCSFIVIRHRRLISFDFKHLCHTENDSVVIKKYCPQSSIVNITSPYIVERLRKNLTRFASGEEFIISNVKFRGYSDFKCEMARKRGNEFRKMFTECNEFHCALCEHYTTDSVMVTTIEYKEDNREYTSVFVPHPANPGGMYPMKDSNESDTESLGVTGIVMICLSAAVVVMALSFCIGLFIYCRRKKMTLSSVYDTIFMRSRGRNPYTLRVPNDPTSPISERPNLLPPRADLPSAPPVRHQFIRAPAVRHQPLQQAPPMARVDSMQTLASSSSFGSGGTSSSYVDDVRYYRNFSYETQPSVAPSQAPRIDIQPSTPSASERSYCSSCRRNRRKRDFLRTSSNCTSCVSQSSLYTQVARPAQRNLSQDTNDTNSLRSQRTSRDTNDTNSIKSHRSHRSGRNHSRGVSSKISRLKSQADYLNTEQIATPRSSVGSQHDVTDPNPVTRRHKLVDRLGSSSGFRLVKRMFSIDLK, encoded by the exons ATGAAGACTCTGTTTATCATCTGGGTTTTGTTCCCATGTTTTCACTTGG GGTCTCTTAATACTATGCAAATATTGGTCACAAAGAACCCGATGACGTGGGAAACGGCGGACGAGGTTTGCCCGGTGGAATTCAAAGGTTCTGGGTACAGACATCTTGCAGCGGACATAATCGAGGGACCATTCAACCTTCTTAACGTTAACAACTATGGTAGTGTTTGGTTGGACAGCAAAGCATATGATCTAGGATGTAGAG GCGATAGATGTTCGTTTATTGTGATAAGACATCGACGGTTAATCAGCTTTGACTTCAAACATCTATGTCATACTG agaaTGATTCAGTCGTAATCAAAAAGTATTGCCCACAGTCCAGCATCGTCAACATCACATCACCATACATAGTAGAACGTTTACGAAAAAACTTGACAAGATTTGCATCTGGCGAAGAATTCATCATCAGTAATGTCAAATTTAGGG GTTACAGTGATTTCAAGTGTGAAATGGCCAGAAAGCGAGGAAATGAATTCCGAAAGATGTTCACGGAATGCAACGAATTCCATTGTGCCCTTTGTGAACATT ATACAACCGATTCTGTCATGGTCACCACCATAGAATACAAAGAGGACAATAGGGAATATACATCAGTCTTTGTCCCACACCCTGCAAATCCCGGGGGCATGTACCCCATGAAAGATAGCAATGAAAGTGACACTG AATCGCTGGGAGTGACAGGGATTGTGATGATATGTCTATCAGCCGCTGTTGTCGTCATGGCCCTGTCTTTTTGCATAGGCTTATTTATCTACTGCAGAAG AAAGAAGATGACCCTCAGCAGTGTCTATGATACCATTTTCATGCGTTCACGTGGTAGAAATCCTTACACCCTCCGTGTACCAAATGACCCGACCTCACCAATATCTGAACGACCGAACCTACTGCCACCACGGGCAGACCTGCCGTCTGCTCCGCCCGTCAGACACCAGTTTATACGAGCTCCTGCTGTCAGACATCAGCCACTGCAGCAAGCGCCCCCTATGGCCAGGGTCGACAGTATGCAGACTCTTGCGTCCTCTTCATCTTTTGGTTCCGGTGGGACGTCCTCTTCGTATGTAGACGATGTTCGTTATTATCGAAATTTCTCCTACGAGACACAACCTAGTGTGGCTCCTTCTCAAGCTCCCAGGATTGATATTCAACCAAGTACGCCTTCAGCGTCCGAGAGAAGTTACTGTTCGTCTTGCAGACGAAATAGAAGGAAGCGGGATTTTCTGAGAACGTCATCAAATTGCACGAGTTGTGTTTCGCAAAGCTCGTTATACACGCAAGTCGCGAGACCTGCACAGAGGAACCTTTCCCAGGACACCAACGATACAAATTCACTTCGATCGCAAAGAACATCAAGAGACACTAACGATACGAACTCTATAAAATCGCACAGATCCCATCGTTCGGGGCGTAACCATAGTAGGGGCGTCTCGTCGAAGATTTCCCGCCTTAAGTCACAAGCGGACTATTTAAATACGGAACAGATAGCTACGCCACGATCATCAGTTGGTTCGCAACATGACGTCACAGATCCAAACCCTGTCACAAGGAGACATAAATTAg ttgATCGTTTGGGTTCTTCAAGTGGATTCAGACTGGTAAAAAGAATGTTTTCCATTGATCTAAAATAG
- the LOC128188504 gene encoding neutral cholesterol ester hydrolase 1-like, translating into MKLFYVVTFIVLMVAIILSLGLNVRVPEPVAEKTTLRIMEGCLKGVGYIIGASVALGLTEANSPFLKEVGNNIYRVCTTGRLWMAQTKGLRITDQVMSGIPVRVYEPESSIQQPNRPVLLYLHGGGWAFLSIDNYDHLCQKLAKDANIVVISVDYRLSPQNPYPAGLDDVTSIVMHVSENSRSLGIDPGRIAVGGDSAGGNLAAAVQLRPETRGKLSMLLLLVPVLQGVNMKTLGFTENVEYLHNSINNPGQVVYFFHYMSLDHSLFNAFRNNVHTSAEFKKGKYRFLFDQRKYLPAKYIRSAKLKQMGNDIEQVGNETLFNELKDKLLTPTIFPMMASDEELSKFPFTYVMAAGYDLIRDDAIMFAERLRHLNVEVQLSHFPDGFHNDLIMFDGPFKTDVGVRTVNDIVKVLKKL; encoded by the exons ATGAAGTTATTTTACGTGGTAACGTTCATTGTTTTAATGGTGGCCATTATCTTGTCCCTCGGGCTCAACGTGCGGGTTCCGGAACCAGTCGCGGAGAAAACTACTCTCAGAATCATGGAAGGATGCTTGAAAGGTGTTGGCTATATT ataGGTGCATCAGTGGCTCTTGGTTTAACCGAAGCAAACTCGCCATTTTTAAAGGAAGTTGGGAACAACATATACAGAGTGTGCACAACGGGCAGACTATGGATGGCGCAGACCAAGGGACTCAGG ATAACAGACCAGGTAATGAGTGGAATACCTGTTCGTGTTTATGAGCCCGAGTCCTCCATTCAACAACCCAACAGACCTGTACTTTTGTACCTACATGGGGGAGGATGGGCCTTCCTCTCGATTG ATAACTACGATCATCTGTGTCAAAAACTGGCAAAGGATGCAAATATTGTAGTAATATCTGTAGA ctaCCGACTTAGTCCCCAGAACCCTTATCCCGCCGGTTTGGATGACGTCACTAGCATTGTCATGCACGTATCTGAGAATTCAAGATCTCTAGGGATAGATCCGGGCCGTATAGCTGTGGGTGGAGACAGTGCCGGGGGAAACCTAGCAGCGGCTGTCCAACTACGACCAGAAACACGCGGGAAATTATCAATGTTACTTCTGCTTGTCCCTGTCTTACAGGGGGTCAACATGAAAACCTTAGGATTTACAGAAAATGTGGAGTATCTTCATAATAGTATTAACAACCCCGGCCAGGTAGTCTATTTCTTTCATTACATGAGTTTGGATCACTCTTTGTTCAATGCCTTTAGGAACAACGTGCATACCTCTGCAGAATTTAAAAAGGGAAAGTACAGGTTTCTGTTTGATCAACGAAAATATCTTCCAGCTAAATATATACGATCAGCTAAACTCAAACAAATGGGAAACGATATCGAACAAGTGGGAAATGagactttatttaatgaattaaaagatAAACTTTTGACACCAACGATTTTTCCTATGATGGCGTCAGACGAAGAACTGTCAAAATTTCCGTTCACATACGTCATGGCGGCCGGATATGACCTCATTCGTGATGACGCAATCATGTTTGCTGAGCGACTTAGACATCTTAATGTAGAAGTGCAGCTTTCACACTTTCCGGACGGATTCCATAATGATCTAATCATGTTTGATGGACCTTTTAAAACTGATGTTGGAGTTAGAACAGTAAATGACATTGTCAAAGTGCTGAAGAAGCTTTAA